The Corynebacterium pseudopelargi genome contains a region encoding:
- the folE gene encoding GTP cyclohydrolase I FolE, producing MSIDHARAEAAVRELLLAVGEDPDREGLQETPARVARAYAEMFAGLHVDPTEVLSKTFSEDHRELVLVRDIPIYSTCEHHLVPFYGVAHIGYIPGESGKVTGLSKLARLVDLYAKRPQVQERLTSQVADALVEKLQAHSVIVVIECEHLCMAMRGIRKPGATTTTSAVRGGFQRNAASRAEALSLIKG from the coding sequence TTGAGCATCGACCACGCCCGCGCCGAAGCTGCCGTGCGCGAATTGCTACTGGCTGTTGGCGAGGACCCAGACCGCGAAGGGCTGCAAGAAACCCCGGCTCGCGTGGCGCGAGCGTATGCGGAGATGTTTGCCGGACTGCACGTTGATCCCACCGAAGTCTTGTCTAAGACCTTCTCGGAGGATCACCGTGAGCTGGTGCTGGTGCGCGATATTCCCATCTATTCCACCTGCGAGCACCACCTCGTGCCCTTCTATGGAGTAGCGCACATTGGCTATATCCCCGGCGAGAGCGGCAAGGTCACTGGCCTTTCCAAGCTCGCCCGCTTGGTTGATCTCTACGCCAAGCGCCCCCAGGTACAAGAGCGGCTCACCTCCCAGGTTGCCGATGCGCTGGTAGAAAAACTCCAGGCGCACTCGGTGATCGTGGTGATCGAATGTGAGCACCTGTGCATGGCCATGCGTGGCATTAGAAAGCCAGGCGCTACCACCACCACCTCGGCGGTGCGCGGAGGCTTCCAACGCAATGCAGCTTCGCGCGCTGAGGCGCTGAGCCTGATCAAGGGGTAG
- a CDS encoding rhodanese-like domain-containing protein codes for MREVSVEEVPEDAQLIDCREVDEFAEVHAKQAKNIPMSEFTSHVEELDQSRDIYVICKAGGRSARVIEYLAARDIEAINVAGGTDAWIAAGLPTA; via the coding sequence ATGCGCGAAGTTTCCGTTGAAGAAGTTCCTGAGGATGCTCAGCTCATCGACTGCCGCGAGGTAGATGAGTTTGCCGAGGTGCATGCCAAGCAGGCCAAGAACATCCCCATGAGCGAGTTCACCTCGCACGTGGAGGAACTTGATCAAAGCCGCGATATCTACGTCATCTGCAAGGCAGGTGGCCGCAGCGCCCGCGTGATCGAATACCTCGCAGCGCGCGATATTGAAGCCATCAACGTTGCAGGCGGCACCGACGCCTGGATCGCCGCAGGGCTACCCACGGCCTAA
- the dacB gene encoding D-alanyl-D-alanine carboxypeptidase/D-alanyl-D-alanine endopeptidase, with protein sequence MKKAQWWTSLLTAGVVVALTAGAGLWISQQNALQVDPPAQIAAPQAAMETLGSPAELNLNSQVAKLAQDSALGSFGLSIVDVSTGEVLFESNAQEAMVPASSTKMLTAAAALLKLGPDDVIETKVLKTGEDSIVIEGSGDVWFNTERIVALATQIQQQMPTVNSVLVDTSAWPGEKILPGWNPEDIDGGYVAPLESLMINQGRVGASSGDVPRSHNPALDVAKTLAQTLGAGTFGYTDAAEGEVIATSQSPALDTRISAMMEDSDNVMAEAIARELDPAAPQAATLEVLSEAGMDISGVQLVDNCGLSLDNRIPARLLSQIATEAAGGEQLRPLLATLPIAGANGTLADRFGGLDGRGWVRAKTGTLTKVAALAGVVPSESGHMISFGMISNGADVDGARRKMDEIASALRDS encoded by the coding sequence ATGAAGAAAGCTCAGTGGTGGACGTCCTTGCTCACAGCAGGCGTAGTGGTGGCCTTAACGGCAGGTGCAGGGCTGTGGATTAGCCAGCAAAACGCCCTGCAAGTAGACCCTCCCGCACAGATCGCCGCACCCCAAGCCGCGATGGAAACACTGGGCAGCCCAGCAGAGCTCAACCTCAATAGCCAGGTGGCCAAATTGGCTCAAGACTCAGCGCTTGGCAGCTTTGGGCTGAGCATCGTCGATGTCAGCACCGGCGAGGTGCTCTTTGAATCCAATGCCCAAGAAGCGATGGTGCCGGCATCTTCAACCAAAATGCTCACCGCGGCGGCAGCCTTGCTCAAGCTGGGCCCGGATGATGTGATCGAAACCAAGGTGCTGAAAACCGGCGAAGATTCCATCGTGATCGAAGGCAGCGGCGATGTGTGGTTCAACACCGAGCGCATCGTTGCACTAGCCACACAAATCCAGCAGCAGATGCCCACAGTGAATTCGGTGCTGGTAGATACTTCCGCCTGGCCGGGCGAGAAAATTTTGCCCGGCTGGAACCCCGAGGATATCGACGGCGGCTACGTGGCACCCTTGGAGTCACTGATGATTAACCAAGGTCGCGTCGGTGCAAGCAGCGGTGATGTGCCTCGCAGCCACAACCCTGCCTTAGACGTGGCCAAGACTCTGGCGCAAACCTTAGGCGCAGGCACCTTCGGCTACACCGACGCAGCCGAAGGCGAAGTGATCGCCACCAGCCAATCGCCGGCCTTAGACACCCGCATCAGTGCGATGATGGAAGATTCCGACAACGTGATGGCAGAGGCCATTGCCAGGGAACTCGATCCGGCAGCACCCCAGGCTGCAACGCTGGAGGTGCTCAGCGAGGCGGGGATGGATATCTCCGGGGTGCAATTAGTGGATAACTGCGGTTTGAGCCTTGATAATCGCATCCCCGCGCGTCTGCTTTCTCAGATCGCCACCGAAGCCGCAGGCGGTGAGCAACTACGCCCATTGCTTGCCACCTTGCCCATCGCCGGGGCTAATGGCACCCTTGCCGATCGTTTTGGTGGACTCGACGGCCGAGGCTGGGTGCGTGCCAAAACCGGCACCTTAACCAAAGTGGCCGCCCTTGCCGGCGTGGTGCCAAGCGAAAGTGGCCACATGATCAGCTTCGGCATGATCTCCAATGGCGCAGACGTTGATGGGGCGCGCCGCAAGATGGATGAGATCGCCAGCGCCCTGCGTGATTCCTAA
- the ftsH gene encoding ATP-dependent zinc metalloprotease FtsH has product MKNKKILQYGLVAAAVLMALYVFALLGNDARGYQPVDTSVAIRQLDDHNVKDVEIDDREQRLRITLDKPIEVDGKQDVEQIMTKYPARTAPEIFSKVEGSEAEKYSTNVTQESFLLSMAGYILPMLIVFGLLMFMFSRMQGSGMGMFGMGNSRAKELNKDMPTNTFADVAGAEEAVDELHEIKDFLQDPSRYEELGAKIPRGVLLYGPPGTGKTLLARAVAGEAGVPFYSISGSDFVEMFVGVGASRVRDLFKQARENSPCIIFVDEIDAVGRQRGSGMGGGHDEREQTLNQLLVEMDGFGDREGVILMAATNRPDILDPALLRPGRFDRQIPVGNPDLKGREQILKVHAKGKPLAADADLTALARRTAGMSGADLANVLNEAALLTARIGGNVITADALEEATDRVIGGPRRSSKVISEKEKKVTAYHEGGHTLAAWALKNIERVYKVTILARGRTGGHAMTAAEDDKGMYNRDELFARLVFAMGGRAAEELVFGEPTTGASADIEQATKIARAMVTEYGMSPALGMVKYGEEQGDPFSGRGSGGSLEYSPEMAAKIDAEMQYLLNKAHERAYAILERHRDHLDRLAAKLLEKETLRRPDLEALFEDIEPEEVGEVFPGQDVRFSRQIGREPVKTPTELAIERGEEPPKPFSLLEASKAARARREAELAEKNKQASPVAPAQGPAVAEQRYGGTPPPANWQAPGWPPQQQEQPKPSEHPGMKNYPQADASHLGDIQRPERYEPKEEIGFRLPEHERPDNESGRHRAVEESPADDATEVIELPEDKKEQ; this is encoded by the coding sequence ATGAAAAACAAGAAGATCCTGCAGTACGGCTTGGTGGCCGCGGCGGTGCTCATGGCACTGTACGTTTTTGCCCTGCTTGGCAATGACGCGCGCGGTTATCAGCCCGTTGATACCTCTGTAGCTATTCGCCAACTCGATGATCACAACGTCAAAGACGTAGAGATCGACGACCGCGAACAGCGTCTCCGCATCACCTTGGATAAGCCAATCGAGGTAGATGGCAAGCAAGACGTCGAGCAGATCATGACCAAGTATCCGGCGCGTACAGCACCGGAGATCTTTAGCAAGGTCGAAGGCTCAGAGGCAGAAAAATACAGCACCAACGTCACCCAGGAATCCTTCCTGCTTTCGATGGCTGGCTATATCCTGCCCATGCTCATCGTCTTTGGTCTGCTGATGTTCATGTTCTCTCGCATGCAGGGCAGCGGCATGGGCATGTTTGGTATGGGTAATTCTCGTGCCAAAGAGCTCAATAAAGACATGCCCACCAACACCTTCGCCGATGTTGCAGGTGCAGAAGAGGCAGTAGATGAGCTGCACGAGATCAAGGACTTCCTCCAAGATCCCTCCCGCTATGAAGAACTGGGCGCCAAAATTCCTCGCGGCGTTTTGCTCTACGGCCCGCCCGGTACCGGTAAGACGCTGCTTGCACGCGCAGTTGCCGGTGAAGCCGGAGTGCCCTTCTATTCCATCTCTGGTTCCGACTTTGTAGAGATGTTCGTTGGTGTGGGCGCCTCGCGTGTGCGCGACCTGTTCAAGCAGGCTCGCGAGAATTCCCCCTGCATCATCTTCGTGGATGAAATTGATGCCGTGGGCCGCCAGCGTGGCTCCGGCATGGGTGGTGGCCACGACGAGCGCGAGCAGACCCTCAACCAATTGCTGGTAGAGATGGACGGCTTTGGTGATCGCGAAGGCGTGATCCTCATGGCCGCTACCAACCGCCCCGATATTCTGGATCCCGCCTTGCTGCGCCCGGGCCGCTTCGACCGCCAGATCCCCGTTGGCAACCCGGACCTGAAAGGCCGCGAGCAGATTCTTAAAGTGCACGCCAAGGGCAAGCCATTGGCTGCCGACGCCGACCTAACGGCCCTGGCTCGCCGTACCGCCGGCATGTCCGGTGCAGACCTGGCCAACGTACTAAACGAGGCAGCGCTGCTAACGGCGCGCATCGGTGGCAACGTCATTACCGCCGATGCTTTGGAAGAAGCTACCGACCGCGTGATCGGCGGGCCTCGTCGTAGCTCGAAGGTGATTTCCGAGAAGGAAAAGAAGGTCACTGCCTACCACGAGGGCGGCCACACGCTTGCCGCCTGGGCTCTGAAGAATATCGAGCGCGTGTACAAGGTCACCATCTTGGCCCGTGGTCGCACAGGCGGGCACGCCATGACTGCTGCCGAAGACGATAAGGGCATGTATAACCGCGATGAGCTCTTCGCCCGACTCGTCTTTGCCATGGGTGGCCGTGCGGCAGAAGAACTGGTCTTTGGCGAACCCACCACGGGTGCTTCGGCCGATATTGAGCAGGCCACCAAGATCGCCCGCGCAATGGTGACCGAATATGGCATGTCACCTGCACTGGGCATGGTCAAGTACGGCGAGGAGCAGGGCGATCCCTTCTCTGGTCGCGGTAGCGGCGGTTCCTTGGAGTACTCGCCCGAGATGGCGGCCAAGATCGACGCAGAGATGCAGTATCTGCTGAATAAGGCCCATGAGCGTGCCTATGCCATTCTTGAGCGTCACCGCGATCACCTGGATCGCCTGGCTGCGAAGCTGCTGGAAAAAGAAACGCTGCGCAGGCCTGATCTTGAGGCGCTCTTTGAAGATATTGAGCCTGAAGAGGTAGGCGAGGTCTTCCCCGGCCAAGACGTGCGCTTTAGCCGCCAGATCGGCCGCGAGCCGGTGAAGACCCCCACCGAGCTGGCTATCGAACGTGGCGAAGAGCCACCCAAGCCCTTCTCCCTGTTGGAGGCTTCGAAGGCGGCCAGGGCTCGTCGAGAAGCTGAATTGGCAGAAAAGAATAAGCAGGCCTCTCCTGTGGCACCGGCCCAAGGCCCGGCCGTGGCCGAGCAGCGCTATGGTGGCACCCCGCCTCCGGCAAATTGGCAGGCACCGGGATGGCCGCCGCAGCAACAAGAGCAGCCCAAGCCCTCGGAGCACCCTGGGATGAAGAACTATCCCCAGGCCGATGCCTCCCATCTGGGAGATATTCAGCGCCCCGAGCGCTACGAGCCGAAAGAAGAAATCGGCTTCCGTTTGCCTGAGCATGAGCGCCCCGATAATGAATCGGGACGTCACCGCGCGGTGGAGGAATCACCTGCCGATGACGCCACCGAAGTTATTGAGCTGCCCGAAGACAAAAAGGAGCAGTAA
- a CDS encoding inorganic diphosphatase has protein sequence MSVEVTIEIPKGSRNKYEVDHETGKVYLDRYLFTPMAYPLDYGFIDHTLGEDGDPLDALVILPEPVFPGVIVKARPLGVFKMTDEAGGDDKLLCVIDDPRYDHLQDIDDVSAFLRDEVEHFFVHYKDLEPNKEVTGSGWGNKEEAEKIHQEAIERFGA, from the coding sequence ATGAGCGTCGAAGTCACCATCGAGATCCCTAAGGGTTCACGCAACAAGTACGAAGTGGACCACGAGACGGGCAAGGTGTACCTGGACCGTTACCTCTTTACCCCGATGGCCTATCCCCTAGACTATGGCTTTATCGACCACACCCTCGGCGAGGACGGCGATCCGCTCGACGCCCTGGTGATCCTGCCTGAGCCCGTGTTCCCCGGTGTGATTGTCAAGGCTCGCCCCCTTGGCGTGTTCAAGATGACCGATGAGGCCGGCGGCGACGATAAGTTGCTCTGCGTGATCGACGATCCTCGCTACGACCACCTCCAGGACATCGACGATGTTTCCGCATTCCTGCGCGATGAGGTTGAGCACTTCTTCGTGCACTACAAGGATCTGGAGCCCAATAAGGAAGTCACCGGTTCCGGCTGGGGCAACAAGGAAGAGGCAGAAAAGATCCACCAGGAAGCTATTGAACGGTTCGGTGCCTAA
- the hpt gene encoding hypoxanthine phosphoribosyltransferase has translation MHDTMDFDVPDNPYGDDVEAVLVSEEQLKARIQEMADAISDRYQDEEEDLILVGVLKGAVFFITDLARALRIPSQVEFMAVSSYGNASSSSGVVRILKDLDRDIEGRNVLVVEDVIDSGLTLSWLMRNLKGRRPKSLEVISLLRKPEAVKARVDFMDIGFDLPNEFLIGYGLDFAERYRDLPFVGSLRRSVYEP, from the coding sequence ATGCACGACACGATGGACTTCGATGTCCCCGATAACCCCTACGGCGATGATGTCGAAGCCGTGTTGGTCAGTGAAGAGCAACTCAAGGCACGGATCCAAGAGATGGCCGATGCGATCTCGGATCGCTACCAGGACGAGGAAGAAGACCTCATCTTGGTTGGCGTGCTCAAGGGCGCGGTATTTTTCATCACCGACCTAGCACGTGCTCTTCGCATCCCCTCCCAGGTGGAATTCATGGCCGTGAGTTCTTATGGCAATGCTTCTTCCTCCTCGGGTGTGGTGCGCATCCTCAAAGACCTCGATCGCGATATCGAAGGCCGCAACGTGCTCGTGGTAGAAGACGTGATCGATTCCGGGCTCACCTTGTCTTGGCTGATGCGCAACCTTAAAGGCCGCAGGCCAAAGAGCCTCGAAGTGATCTCACTGCTGAGAAAGCCCGAGGCCGTCAAGGCCCGCGTGGATTTCATGGATATCGGTTTTGACCTACCCAATGAATTCCTCATTGGCTACGGGCTGGACTTTGCAGAGCGCTACCGCGATTTGCCCTTCGTGGGCAGCTTGCGCCGCAGCGTATATGAACCCTAA
- the groL gene encoding chaperonin GroEL (60 kDa chaperone family; promotes refolding of misfolded polypeptides especially under stressful conditions; forms two stacked rings of heptamers to form a barrel-shaped 14mer; ends can be capped by GroES; misfolded proteins enter the barrel where they are refolded when GroES binds): MAKMIAFDEEARRGLERGLNTLADAVKVTLGPKGRNVVLEKSWGAPTITNDGVSIAREIELEDPYEKIGAELVKEVAKKTDDVAGDGTTTATVLAQALVREGLRNVAAGSNPMGIKRGIEQAVSKVTEQLLSGAKEVETEEQIAATAGISAADPAIGAQIAKAMYAVGGGKLNKESVITVEESNTFGVDLEVTEGMRFDKGYISGYFATDMERLEAVLEDPYILLVSSKISNIKELLPLLEKVMQTSKPLLIIAEDVEGEALSTLVVNKIRGTFKSVAVKAPGFGDRRKAQLQDMAILTGGQVISEEVGLSLETADLPLLGRARKVVVTKDDTTIVEGAGDAAQIEGRVNQIRAEIENSDSEYDREKLQERLAKLAGGVAVIKVGAATEVELKERKHRIEDAVRNAKAAVEEGIVAGGGVALLQAAHVLDGDLDLAGDEATGVKIVREALSAPLKQIAFNAGLEPGVVADKVSNLPAGEGLNAATGEYVDLMDAGINDPVKVTRSALQNAASIAALFLTTEAVVADKPEPAAPAMPGADEMGGMGF; encoded by the coding sequence ATGGCAAAGATGATTGCCTTTGATGAGGAAGCACGTCGCGGACTCGAGCGAGGCCTCAACACCCTCGCCGATGCCGTGAAGGTCACCCTTGGCCCCAAGGGTCGCAACGTAGTGTTGGAAAAGAGCTGGGGTGCGCCCACCATCACCAACGACGGCGTTTCCATCGCTCGCGAAATTGAGCTCGAAGATCCCTATGAAAAGATCGGCGCCGAGCTGGTTAAGGAAGTAGCCAAAAAGACCGACGACGTAGCAGGCGACGGCACCACCACCGCTACCGTCCTGGCACAGGCACTCGTGCGCGAAGGTCTGCGTAACGTAGCCGCAGGCTCCAACCCCATGGGCATTAAGCGCGGCATCGAGCAGGCCGTATCCAAGGTCACCGAGCAACTGCTTTCCGGTGCCAAGGAAGTAGAAACCGAAGAGCAGATCGCTGCCACCGCAGGTATTTCCGCAGCCGACCCGGCTATCGGTGCCCAGATTGCCAAGGCCATGTACGCAGTAGGCGGCGGCAAGCTGAACAAGGAATCGGTTATCACCGTTGAAGAGTCCAACACCTTTGGTGTGGACCTCGAAGTCACCGAGGGTATGCGCTTTGATAAGGGCTACATCTCCGGCTACTTCGCCACCGATATGGAGCGCCTCGAAGCCGTGCTCGAGGATCCCTACATCCTGCTGGTATCCAGCAAGATCTCCAACATCAAGGAACTGCTGCCGCTGCTGGAGAAGGTCATGCAGACCTCCAAGCCGCTGCTGATCATCGCCGAGGACGTCGAAGGCGAAGCACTGTCTACCCTCGTGGTGAACAAGATCCGCGGCACCTTCAAGTCCGTGGCCGTCAAGGCACCCGGCTTCGGCGATCGCCGCAAGGCACAACTGCAGGACATGGCCATCCTCACCGGCGGCCAGGTTATCTCCGAAGAAGTTGGCCTCTCCCTTGAAACCGCCGACCTGCCGCTGCTCGGCCGCGCCCGCAAGGTTGTTGTAACCAAGGACGACACCACCATCGTCGAAGGCGCTGGCGATGCAGCCCAGATCGAAGGCCGCGTGAACCAGATCCGCGCCGAGATCGAGAACTCCGATTCCGAGTACGACCGCGAGAAGCTCCAAGAGCGCCTGGCCAAGCTCGCCGGCGGCGTTGCAGTGATCAAGGTTGGCGCAGCCACCGAAGTTGAGCTCAAAGAGCGCAAGCACCGCATCGAAGACGCCGTGCGCAACGCAAAGGCAGCCGTGGAAGAAGGCATCGTTGCCGGCGGTGGCGTGGCCCTGCTCCAGGCAGCCCACGTGCTCGACGGCGATCTTGACCTTGCCGGCGATGAAGCAACCGGCGTGAAGATCGTGCGCGAAGCACTGTCTGCACCGCTGAAGCAGATCGCCTTCAACGCCGGCCTTGAGCCCGGTGTGGTAGCCGACAAGGTATCCAACCTGCCCGCAGGCGAAGGCCTCAACGCCGCCACCGGCGAGTACGTTGACCTCATGGATGCCGGCATCAACGACCCGGTTAAGGTCACCCGCTCCGCACTGCAAAACGCAGCCTCCATCGCAGCCCTGTTCCTCACCACCGAGGCAGTGGTAGCCGATAAGCCCGAGCCCGCAGCACCGGCAATGCCTGGTGCAGACGAGATGGGCGGCATGGGCTTCTAA
- the folB gene encoding dihydroneopterin aldolase: MADRIELTGLEAFGYHGVFEHERREGQRFICDITCWLDCREAAAKDDLNLTVHYGQLAEMAHAVLSGTPRDLIETVAAEIADTAMERFGMLMACEVKIHKPQAPIPLQFADVAVVARRSRR; the protein is encoded by the coding sequence GTGGCTGATCGCATTGAGCTCACTGGTTTAGAGGCCTTTGGCTATCACGGCGTATTCGAGCACGAGCGCCGAGAAGGCCAGCGCTTTATTTGTGATATCACCTGCTGGCTCGATTGCCGCGAGGCCGCGGCTAAAGATGATCTCAACCTCACCGTGCACTATGGGCAGCTCGCAGAAATGGCCCACGCGGTGCTAAGTGGCACCCCTCGGGATTTGATCGAGACGGTGGCGGCAGAGATCGCCGATACAGCCATGGAGCGCTTTGGCATGCTCATGGCGTGTGAGGTGAAGATCCATAAACCCCAGGCGCCGATCCCGCTGCAATTTGCCGATGTAGCCGTGGTGGCGCGGCGTTCAAGGAGGTAG
- the ppk2 gene encoding polyphosphate kinase 2, translating into MSEDSGELPVIDLAATEGYTVDDTDEDDPVLLAPDGRPVETWKENYPYQERMTRDEYEHVKRALQIELLKWQNWTKDTGQRHIILFEGRDAAGKGGTIKRFNEHLNPRGARTVALEKPSPRESTSWYFQRYIQHFPAAGEIVFFDRSWYNRSGVERVMGFCTESQHAEFLREVPMLENMILGSGISLTKFWFSVSQKEQRTRFAIRQVDPVRQWKLSPMDIASLDKWDDYTRAKEEQFRYTDTDESPWITIRSNDKKRARINAMRYILNKFDYTNKDYDLVGEPDPNIVMRGRDQIGD; encoded by the coding sequence ATGAGCGAAGACAGTGGCGAGCTTCCAGTCATCGATCTTGCGGCCACGGAGGGTTATACCGTGGACGATACCGATGAGGACGATCCGGTTCTCTTGGCCCCCGATGGGCGCCCGGTCGAGACGTGGAAAGAAAATTATCCGTATCAAGAGCGCATGACGCGCGATGAGTACGAACATGTGAAGCGCGCGCTGCAAATCGAGCTGCTGAAGTGGCAGAACTGGACCAAAGACACCGGCCAGCGCCACATCATCTTGTTCGAAGGCCGCGATGCTGCCGGCAAGGGTGGCACCATTAAGCGCTTCAATGAGCACCTCAACCCCCGTGGTGCCCGTACCGTGGCGCTAGAAAAGCCCTCGCCGCGCGAGTCCACCTCCTGGTACTTCCAGCGCTATATCCAGCACTTCCCGGCAGCAGGAGAGATCGTCTTTTTCGACCGCTCCTGGTACAACCGCTCAGGTGTGGAGCGCGTGATGGGTTTTTGCACCGAATCCCAGCACGCAGAATTCCTGCGTGAGGTGCCCATGCTGGAGAACATGATCTTGGGTTCTGGCATTTCGCTGACCAAGTTCTGGTTCTCTGTGAGCCAGAAGGAACAGCGCACCCGCTTTGCCATCCGCCAGGTGGATCCAGTGCGCCAGTGGAAACTTTCGCCCATGGATATTGCCTCTTTGGATAAGTGGGATGATTACACCCGCGCCAAGGAAGAACAGTTCCGTTACACCGACACCGATGAGTCGCCCTGGATCACGATCCGCTCCAACGATAAGAAGCGCGCCCGCATTAATGCCATGCGCTACATCTTGAACAAGTTCGACTACACCAACAAAGACTATGACTTGGTTGGCGAGCCGGACCCCAATATCGTGATGCGCGGCCGAGATCAGATCGGCGACTAA
- the tilS gene encoding tRNA lysidine(34) synthetase TilS, with amino-acid sequence MFWPDHSPHFLACRRATRPTPKRVAVGLSGGPDSLALVAALRAEGAEVTALCVDHQLHPDSTAVAKRAAEQAAALGATPRILQVEVAKGKGLEAQARKARYEALEKASRDSGVLAVGHSRDDQAETLLLSALRGKAVGMPEWRTLGQVRLWRPFLALSRADTVGACIELDLPFWNDPLNNASTSRRVAIREEVMPALSALIGGDAVAALAAAAAEQARDEQALTQWAQKVDELQTVPSAVRRRAIASMLLQAGVEVKKAHLDAAEDLLCNWHGQGAVNVGNRLALVRKDGTLWLERSER; translated from the coding sequence ATGTTCTGGCCAGATCACAGCCCCCACTTTTTAGCTTGTCGACGCGCCACGCGCCCCACACCCAAACGCGTTGCCGTGGGCCTTTCCGGAGGCCCAGATTCCCTTGCCCTCGTGGCAGCGCTTCGCGCAGAAGGTGCAGAAGTAACAGCCCTGTGCGTGGATCACCAACTCCACCCCGATTCAACCGCCGTGGCCAAAAGGGCAGCCGAACAAGCCGCTGCTCTGGGGGCAACACCCAGGATCTTGCAGGTGGAAGTAGCAAAAGGTAAAGGCCTTGAAGCCCAGGCGCGAAAGGCGCGCTATGAGGCTTTAGAAAAAGCCAGCCGCGATAGTGGGGTGCTCGCAGTAGGCCATAGCCGCGATGATCAAGCAGAAACGCTGCTGCTGAGTGCACTTCGTGGCAAGGCCGTGGGCATGCCCGAGTGGAGAACCCTTGGCCAGGTGCGCCTCTGGCGGCCCTTTTTGGCGTTAAGCAGGGCCGATACCGTAGGTGCCTGCATAGAACTGGATTTGCCCTTTTGGAATGACCCCTTAAATAACGCCAGCACCTCGCGCCGGGTAGCCATCCGCGAAGAGGTGATGCCGGCACTATCGGCACTCATCGGGGGCGATGCGGTGGCCGCTTTGGCTGCCGCGGCCGCAGAGCAGGCCCGAGATGAGCAAGCGCTTACGCAGTGGGCGCAAAAGGTAGATGAGCTCCAAACAGTCCCCAGCGCAGTGCGCAGGCGGGCGATCGCCTCGATGTTATTGCAGGCTGGTGTGGAGGTGAAGAAAGCCCATCTGGACGCTGCCGAGGATTTATTGTGCAATTGGCACGGTCAGGGGGCGGTGAACGTGGGAAATAGGTTGGCGTTAGTGCGCAAAGATGGCACACTTTGGTTGGAAAGATCAGAAAGGTAA
- the folP gene encoding dihydropteroate synthase, which translates to MRSQVMGIVNVTEDSFSDGGRYLEPEKAVAHARALVAQGADIIDVGGESTRPGASRVDPDLELRRVVPVIQALSQEGIVTSVDTMRASVAAAAVEAGVSMINDVSGGLADPHMLEVMAEAGVPVCLMHWNTSRFGDAAGAADHGGDVVRDVHQRLDERIEAALAAGVRNEDIVLDPGLGFAKTAQDNWALLHALPSFVAREHRILLGASRKRFLAAIPQARGLEQNADPATAAVTAIAAHHGVWCVRVHDVAISRDAVDVAACWNTQGGLGG; encoded by the coding sequence ATGCGTTCGCAGGTGATGGGCATTGTTAACGTCACCGAGGATTCCTTCTCCGATGGTGGCCGCTACCTTGAGCCCGAAAAGGCAGTAGCGCACGCCCGAGCGCTTGTTGCCCAAGGCGCAGACATTATTGATGTTGGCGGCGAATCCACCCGCCCGGGGGCAAGCCGAGTAGATCCAGACCTAGAGCTTCGCCGCGTGGTGCCTGTGATCCAGGCGCTAAGCCAAGAAGGCATTGTCACCTCGGTAGATACCATGCGCGCAAGCGTTGCCGCGGCCGCGGTAGAAGCCGGTGTGAGCATGATTAATGACGTATCCGGCGGCTTGGCTGATCCACACATGTTGGAAGTCATGGCCGAGGCTGGCGTGCCGGTGTGCCTGATGCACTGGAATACCTCTCGTTTTGGCGATGCCGCAGGCGCTGCCGATCACGGTGGCGATGTGGTGCGCGATGTACACCAACGCTTAGATGAGCGCATCGAAGCGGCACTGGCTGCCGGTGTGCGCAATGAAGATATTGTGCTCGATCCTGGGCTGGGCTTTGCCAAAACAGCGCAGGATAACTGGGCACTATTGCATGCGCTGCCGAGCTTTGTGGCCCGCGAACACCGCATCTTATTAGGGGCTTCTCGCAAGCGTTTCCTTGCGGCTATCCCTCAAGCACGCGGTTTGGAGCAAAATGCCGATCCTGCAACGGCGGCGGTCACAGCGATTGCCGCCCACCACGGGGTGTGGTGCGTGCGCGTGCACGATGTTGCAATTTCTCGCGATGCGGTGGATGTTGCTGCCTGCTGGAATACCCAAGGAGGTCTCGGTGGCTGA